In Bacteroides coprosuis DSM 18011, the following are encoded in one genomic region:
- a CDS encoding TonB-dependent receptor (COGs: COG4206 Outer membrane cobalamin receptor protein~InterPro IPR012910:IPR000531~KEGG: pru:PRU_2506 outer membrane receptor (OMR) family transporter~PFAM: TonB-dependent receptor, beta-barrel; TonB-dependent receptor, plug~SPTR: Putative outer membrane receptor for transport of vitamin B;~IMG reference gene:2504107462~PFAM: TonB dependent receptor; TonB-dependent Receptor Plug Domain) — MNNIKKILLGGMLCAFPCTHYAQNKLDSLQYLQEVVITAKPFEEIIPVQKLSGDILQTLSVHSVADALRYFSGIQVKDYGGIGGLKTIDVRNMGSHHVGVFYDGIELNNAQNGVIDLGKYSLDDMEELSLYNGQKSDIFQSAKDFSAASTVYLKTKRPRFVGDKKTNVILRYKAMSIDFINPSFRVEQRISPSVTMSASGEMTKTNGRYKFRYKRKNLDGTLAYDTTATRTNSDVEAYRLETAFFGRIEDGGWSAKAYYYDSNRGAPGAIVANKFDDGFRQKDKNFFAQGEFTKDFSDQYHFQFKGKYAFDKMNYIARDTTHVLGDVVTESAQFDDTYYQQEIYASVINMYNITDWWDVSASADFQWNKLNATRLGISTAFAYPTRYTLLGALATSLNLGKFKAMVSVNGAFVHETVRNGAAGPNKKEFSPAVFLGYKPFQNHDFNVRAFAKRVFRMPTFNDLYYTQVGSSALNPEYVNQVNLGFTYNLPFRHSVFDKFSIQTDAYLTRTTDKIIAAPTGNLFRWMMSNVGKVKGKGVEASAALDMHFGAVQVVTNLSYAYSEQKDYTKIFGLPLSSYGDQIPYTPWHSGSAICSASYKSWNLNYSFFYVGERYNGAFNNIEKNKVRPWYTHDIALQKQFQFSKLKANASVEVNNLFDQQYEVIYNYPMPGRTFKFIIGIEL; from the coding sequence ATGAATAATATTAAAAAAATATTATTGGGAGGTATGCTATGTGCCTTTCCTTGTACCCATTATGCCCAAAATAAACTAGACAGCCTCCAGTATTTACAGGAGGTAGTGATTACGGCAAAACCTTTCGAAGAGATAATTCCTGTTCAAAAGCTATCAGGAGATATACTTCAAACACTCAGCGTGCATAGTGTAGCAGATGCACTTCGTTATTTCTCGGGTATTCAAGTAAAAGATTATGGAGGTATTGGTGGCTTGAAGACAATAGATGTCCGTAATATGGGTAGTCACCATGTGGGGGTATTCTATGATGGAATAGAGCTAAATAATGCACAAAATGGAGTCATCGATTTAGGGAAATATTCACTAGATGATATGGAAGAGCTCTCCCTTTATAATGGTCAGAAGAGCGATATCTTTCAATCGGCCAAAGACTTTAGTGCTGCCTCAACGGTTTACTTAAAAACCAAACGTCCACGCTTTGTGGGAGATAAGAAGACTAATGTTATTCTTCGTTACAAAGCGATGTCTATCGATTTTATAAATCCCTCTTTTCGTGTAGAACAGCGTATTTCGCCTTCCGTTACTATGAGTGCGAGTGGGGAGATGACCAAAACAAATGGTCGTTATAAATTTCGTTATAAACGAAAGAACTTAGATGGTACTTTGGCCTACGATACTACTGCCACTCGTACAAACAGTGATGTAGAAGCTTATCGTTTAGAAACTGCCTTCTTTGGAAGAATAGAAGATGGAGGATGGTCTGCCAAAGCTTATTATTACGATTCCAACCGAGGAGCACCTGGTGCAATAGTAGCCAACAAATTTGATGATGGCTTTAGACAGAAGGATAAGAACTTCTTTGCCCAAGGAGAGTTCACCAAAGATTTCTCCGATCAATACCATTTCCAGTTCAAAGGTAAATATGCCTTTGATAAGATGAATTATATTGCTCGAGATACCACACACGTATTGGGCGATGTAGTCACAGAAAGTGCTCAGTTTGACGATACCTATTACCAGCAAGAAATCTATGCCTCTGTAATTAATATGTACAATATTACCGATTGGTGGGATGTATCTGCCTCGGCAGATTTTCAGTGGAATAAGCTCAATGCTACTCGCTTGGGAATATCTACAGCCTTTGCATACCCTACACGCTATACGTTATTGGGTGCATTGGCTACTTCACTTAACTTGGGTAAGTTCAAGGCAATGGTCAGTGTAAATGGAGCCTTTGTGCACGAAACCGTGAGAAACGGAGCTGCGGGTCCCAATAAAAAGGAATTCAGTCCAGCCGTGTTCTTGGGTTATAAACCTTTTCAGAATCATGATTTCAATGTAAGAGCTTTTGCCAAGCGAGTATTCAGAATGCCTACATTTAATGATTTGTACTATACACAAGTCGGCTCATCGGCTTTGAATCCCGAATATGTGAATCAGGTGAATCTAGGGTTTACCTATAATCTCCCTTTCCGTCATTCAGTATTCGATAAGTTTTCTATTCAAACAGATGCCTATCTTACCCGTACAACCGATAAGATAATTGCTGCCCCCACAGGAAACCTCTTCCGATGGATGATGAGCAATGTAGGAAAAGTGAAAGGGAAAGGAGTTGAAGCCTCTGCTGCCTTGGATATGCATTTCGGAGCTGTTCAAGTGGTGACAAACCTAAGTTATGCTTATTCGGAGCAGAAAGATTATACGAAGATTTTTGGACTACCTCTCTCTTCCTATGGCGATCAGATACCTTATACACCTTGGCATAGTGGTTCTGCCATCTGCTCGGCTTCTTACAAATCATGGAATTTGAACTATAGCTTCTTCTATGTTGGCGAACGCTATAATGGAGCCTTTAACAATATTGAGAAAAATAAAGTCCGGCCTTGGTACACACATGATATTGCCCTTCAAAAACAGTTCCAATTCAGTAAACTGAAGGCGAATGCATCTGTAGAAGTAAACAATCTATTTGATCAGCAATACGAAGTAATCTACAATTACCCCATGCCTGGGCGAACATTTAAATTTATTATAGGGATAGAATTATGA
- a CDS encoding amino acid carrier protein (COGs: COG1115 Na+/alanine symporter~InterPro IPR001463~KEGG: aco:Amico_0114 amino acid carrier protein~PFAM: Sodium:alanine symporter~SPTR: Amino acid carrier protein;~TIGRFAM: Sodium:alanine symporter~IMG reference gene:2504107463~PFAM: Sodium:alanine symporter family~TIGRFAM: amino acid carrier protein) has protein sequence MLIFISQEELLESVRHINNTYLGPILIVFLLGAGLYYTIRLHFIQRHVFRAFRLTFKGAFKRCKATKAEGMSQFQALSTAVAAQLGTGNIIGVATAIAAGGPGAVFWLWVSALVGMATNYAEAVLSQLYKTSIDGHVVGGPAYYILKGLKSKFLATFFAIVAVIVLGFMGTIVQSNSICLTLTNVLPVKSIYIGIVVAIIVGFILIGGITRIAAFAEKVVPIMACIYITGGLIVIGMNYEHVVPAIESIFVGAFSPQSLGGGVLGITIMKAMRYGISRGLFSNEAGIGTTPHAHAVAKVKHPYEQGMMALVGVGTNFIVCTISALIVLVTGTHLTNTGADAAQASFGTAFGEGGLIFVAVTLFFFSLTTIVGWYFFAAQNLRYLIGEKCITPFRMMVVAVVVVGSILQVELVWELTDAFNVFLVVPNIIALLLLSPKVIEQTRKLAKAIKDKQM, from the coding sequence ATGCTAATCTTTATTTCTCAAGAAGAACTGTTGGAGTCGGTTAGACACATCAACAACACCTATTTAGGACCCATTCTTATTGTGTTCTTATTGGGTGCAGGCTTGTACTACACTATTCGCTTACATTTTATTCAGCGTCATGTGTTCCGAGCCTTTCGATTAACTTTTAAAGGAGCCTTCAAGAGATGTAAAGCTACCAAAGCAGAAGGAATGAGTCAGTTTCAAGCTTTATCTACCGCTGTCGCTGCACAATTGGGTACTGGTAATATCATAGGTGTAGCAACTGCAATTGCTGCGGGTGGTCCAGGTGCTGTGTTTTGGCTCTGGGTAAGTGCACTTGTAGGTATGGCAACCAACTATGCCGAAGCTGTTTTATCGCAGTTATATAAAACATCCATTGATGGACATGTGGTAGGTGGTCCTGCCTATTATATATTAAAAGGATTGAAGAGTAAATTCTTAGCTACCTTTTTTGCCATAGTAGCAGTTATCGTATTGGGATTTATGGGCACCATTGTTCAGTCTAATTCTATTTGCTTAACACTGACCAATGTTCTCCCCGTTAAATCTATTTATATCGGTATTGTTGTGGCTATCATTGTTGGATTCATTCTTATCGGTGGTATCACACGTATTGCTGCTTTTGCTGAAAAAGTAGTACCTATTATGGCTTGTATCTACATCACGGGCGGACTTATTGTGATTGGTATGAATTACGAACACGTGGTACCCGCTATTGAGTCTATATTTGTAGGGGCTTTCTCTCCTCAAAGTTTAGGTGGTGGTGTACTGGGTATTACCATTATGAAAGCTATGCGATATGGTATATCTAGAGGTTTATTCTCCAATGAAGCTGGTATTGGTACAACTCCACACGCTCATGCCGTAGCCAAAGTAAAGCATCCTTACGAACAAGGTATGATGGCTTTGGTGGGTGTTGGGACCAACTTTATAGTTTGTACAATCTCTGCTTTAATTGTACTAGTTACAGGAACCCACCTTACCAATACCGGTGCAGATGCTGCCCAAGCCTCTTTTGGGACAGCTTTTGGAGAAGGTGGATTAATATTTGTTGCAGTAACCCTCTTCTTCTTCTCACTCACAACGATAGTGGGCTGGTATTTCTTTGCCGCTCAAAACCTACGTTATTTAATTGGAGAAAAATGCATCACACCTTTCCGTATGATGGTAGTTGCAGTTGTTGTGGTAGGTTCTATTCTTCAAGTAGAATTGGTATGGGAGTTAACCGATGCTTTTAATGTCTTCTTGGTAGTTCCCAATATTATAGCCTTGCTCCTACTTTCTCCTAAAGTAATAGAGCAAACTAGAAAGCTAGCAAAGGCTATTAAAGATAAACAAATGTAG
- a CDS encoding hypothetical protein (KEGG: fjo:Fjoh_4024 hypothetical protein~SPTR: Putative uncharacterized protein;~IMG reference gene:2504107464): MKKYALLIIGLWVSLIGFAGNQPIDPVIKKLNHLLQEESFLELRSELQKLPRSFSHNTFLYYDAYCYSAFGQYNQSIVAINQLLNQYRNKLSNQEVVHLLEQQGLNYNNTFQYHLAAQVYSTLLEDFSHLLTKSKSNDYNTLFKINYTLAKALVGKQKLHITKDTTIPIYNNIFNHLMIPVSSKGVHDHFIFDTGAQTSTISHSEAKRLGFKIYETDINVSTATHIQIKTKIGVADSLYVGELLFENVVFLIAEDNDLFFPELDYQISGIIGYPLIKQMQEIKIDLTHNALHIPLKPSSRKYSNLYLKGQTPVVIVETPQDTLKMALDTGAKSSELSVNYFNRHKEEIVAKSQLETVGRGGAGGTIHEEVYVYPHFQYKIGSKENYLPQISVNQNEYQFLKGLDGNLGQDVFTQYNLAIINFKSMFIDFE, encoded by the coding sequence ATGAAAAAATATGCACTCTTAATAATAGGTCTATGGGTTTCTCTGATTGGCTTTGCAGGTAATCAGCCTATAGACCCTGTGATCAAAAAATTGAACCATCTACTACAAGAAGAGTCTTTTCTTGAACTGAGATCGGAATTACAAAAACTACCTAGAAGTTTTAGCCATAATACCTTTCTTTATTATGACGCTTACTGCTATAGTGCATTTGGACAGTACAATCAATCTATCGTTGCCATCAACCAATTACTCAATCAGTATAGAAATAAATTAAGCAATCAGGAGGTGGTTCATCTATTAGAACAACAAGGGTTGAATTACAATAATACCTTCCAGTATCATCTGGCGGCTCAAGTATATAGTACCCTCTTGGAAGATTTTTCTCACCTCCTCACAAAAAGCAAGAGTAATGATTATAACACGCTCTTTAAAATCAACTATACCCTAGCAAAAGCTCTAGTGGGGAAACAAAAGCTTCATATAACAAAAGATACGACTATACCCATCTACAACAACATATTTAATCATTTGATGATTCCCGTATCTAGCAAAGGCGTGCATGATCACTTTATCTTTGATACTGGAGCACAAACTTCTACCATCAGTCATTCTGAGGCAAAACGTTTGGGGTTTAAAATTTACGAAACAGATATTAATGTATCTACAGCCACTCACATCCAGATAAAAACCAAAATTGGTGTTGCAGATAGTTTGTATGTAGGTGAGCTACTCTTTGAGAATGTTGTTTTCTTGATTGCAGAAGATAACGATCTTTTCTTCCCTGAACTTGATTATCAGATTTCGGGTATCATCGGCTATCCTTTAATTAAACAGATGCAAGAAATTAAAATAGACCTAACTCACAATGCTCTCCATATTCCCCTAAAGCCATCGAGTAGAAAGTACTCCAATCTCTACCTTAAAGGACAAACCCCTGTAGTTATAGTTGAAACGCCGCAAGATACTCTTAAAATGGCACTCGATACTGGAGCAAAAAGTTCAGAGCTATCGGTTAATTATTTTAATCGTCATAAGGAGGAGATTGTAGCTAAATCTCAACTCGAAACTGTGGGCAGAGGTGGTGCGGGTGGAACGATCCATGAAGAGGTATATGTCTATCCTCATTTTCAATATAAAATAGGATCGAAGGAGAACTACTTGCCTCAAATTTCTGTCAACCAAAATGAATATCAATTTTTAAAAGGATTAGATGGAAACTTGGGTCAGGATGTCTTTACTCAGTACAACCTAGCCATCATCAATTTCAAGAGCATGTTTATTGATTTTGAGTAA
- a CDS encoding hypothetical protein (KEGG: dsa:Desal_3110 hypothetical protein~SPTR: Putative uncharacterized protein;~IMG reference gene:2504107465), with protein MWILEPTKDLYQKESGIDKLNFLFKQDKFYIMDNHLAAGWCWLQELNPDESYNLFHIDQHMDLWNETPKEAYQHIQSINPLSIHDFTNLEYRDATSNLPIKVFNYANYILLLNNLYPNWFKKCFFACNAYCQNKNDFNIYYNPYGYELPTHIANWIDETDRAEEEKDTNQWLINLDIDYFFADNKFQLYTDESIRVLCDNILKCMDKIKLVTIALSPECCGGWEKAIRITNIIAEKFKLNFDLEKEIYCLEEVEPL; from the coding sequence ATGTGGATTTTAGAACCGACAAAAGATTTATATCAAAAAGAATCGGGGATAGATAAACTGAATTTCTTATTTAAACAAGATAAGTTTTACATTATGGATAATCACTTGGCTGCTGGCTGGTGCTGGCTACAAGAGTTGAACCCCGATGAAAGCTATAATCTATTCCATATCGACCAACATATGGATTTGTGGAATGAAACGCCTAAGGAGGCATACCAACACATTCAAAGTATAAATCCACTGAGCATTCATGATTTTACAAACTTAGAGTATAGAGATGCAACAAGTAACCTGCCGATAAAAGTGTTCAATTACGCCAACTACATCTTACTTCTCAATAACCTCTACCCCAATTGGTTTAAGAAGTGCTTCTTTGCTTGCAATGCCTATTGCCAAAATAAAAACGACTTCAACATCTATTACAACCCCTACGGCTATGAGTTACCTACTCATATTGCCAATTGGATAGATGAAACAGATCGTGCCGAGGAAGAGAAGGATACAAACCAATGGCTTATCAATCTAGACATTGACTACTTCTTTGCTGATAACAAGTTCCAATTATACACCGATGAATCTATTAGGGTGCTATGCGACAATATCTTGAAGTGTATGGATAAAATCAAGCTGGTAACTATTGCACTAAGTCCTGAATGCTGTGGAGGCTGGGAGAAGGCAATACGAATTACAAACATCATAGCAGAGAAATTCAAGCTAAATTTCGACTTGGAGAAGGAGATTTACTGCTTGGAAGAAGTTGAACCCCTGTAG
- a CDS encoding hypothetical protein (KEGG: bth:BT_1493 hypothetical protein~SPTR: Putative uncharacterized protein;~IMG reference gene:2504107466), with amino-acid sequence MKNFQFTNNEDFNRFELKINDTTAIVEYILTPQGVVFMTHTEIPNSLESDEVIPVLMEESLQEIKRKEHVVFPMCPVAQEYIKAHPEWNTLVE; translated from the coding sequence ATGAAGAATTTTCAATTTACAAACAATGAGGATTTTAATCGATTTGAATTAAAAATCAACGACACAACAGCAATAGTGGAGTACATATTAACACCTCAAGGTGTGGTATTTATGACACATACCGAAATTCCTAACTCTTTAGAGAGTGATGAAGTAATCCCTGTTCTAATGGAGGAATCTCTACAAGAAATAAAGCGCAAAGAACATGTTGTTTTTCCAATGTGTCCTGTTGCACAAGAGTATATAAAAGCACATCCCGAGTGGAATACGCTAGTAGAATAA
- a CDS encoding 2-nitropropane dioxygenase (COGs: COG2070 Dioxygenase related to 2-nitropropane dioxygenase~InterPro IPR004136~KEGG: lpp:lpp1135 hypothetical protein~PFAM: 2-nitropropane dioxygenase, NPD~PRIAM: 2-nitropropane dioxygenase~SPTR: 2-nitropropane dioxygenase NPD;~IMG reference gene:2504107467~PFAM: 2-nitropropane dioxygenase) has protein sequence MKHLNLQIPIIQAPMAGGITTPQLVSKVSNLGALGSYAAGYIKTPQMEEDIKEIQSLTHKPFMVNLFVPEKYIVDPDAVQIAIKALDPIYKKFELTPQLPSNNPEKDLKRFNQQIDKLIELRVPICSFVFGIPSKEVIQRLKDNDILTMATATSVEEALAIEKAGIDIVIAQGIEAGGHRGGFLEPMQQIPLTTLLPQVVKAVAIPVIAAGGIMTKPDIQKARELGAIAVQMGTAFLLTDESGAIEAYKESIIQEKQDNTVLTKAFSGKYARGIRNEFIALIDSQPENAILPYPTQNSLTKSIRKSARKNQNPQFISLWCGQNGYSGKRQSVKDLLDSLI, from the coding sequence ATGAAGCACTTAAATTTACAAATCCCTATCATTCAAGCTCCGATGGCTGGAGGCATTACTACTCCACAACTGGTAAGCAAGGTAAGTAACTTAGGTGCACTAGGTTCTTATGCCGCTGGCTATATCAAAACTCCTCAAATGGAGGAAGACATTAAAGAGATTCAGTCTTTAACCCATAAGCCCTTTATGGTTAATCTTTTTGTACCCGAAAAGTACATTGTAGATCCTGACGCAGTGCAAATTGCAATCAAAGCGCTAGACCCTATCTACAAAAAGTTTGAACTGACACCTCAGTTGCCCTCCAATAATCCCGAGAAAGACTTGAAAAGATTCAATCAGCAAATAGATAAACTGATTGAATTACGGGTACCTATTTGCTCTTTTGTCTTTGGTATTCCAAGCAAGGAGGTCATACAGCGCTTGAAGGACAATGACATATTGACTATGGCAACTGCAACAAGCGTAGAGGAAGCACTAGCAATAGAAAAAGCGGGAATAGATATCGTCATTGCACAAGGTATCGAAGCAGGTGGACATAGAGGGGGATTCTTAGAACCCATGCAACAAATACCTTTGACAACCTTACTGCCTCAAGTGGTAAAGGCTGTTGCCATTCCTGTAATAGCTGCGGGCGGAATTATGACCAAGCCAGATATTCAGAAAGCAAGGGAGCTTGGAGCTATAGCTGTACAAATGGGTACTGCCTTTCTACTGACAGATGAAAGTGGTGCTATAGAGGCTTATAAAGAGAGTATAATTCAAGAGAAACAAGATAACACAGTGCTGACTAAAGCATTCTCTGGCAAATATGCGAGAGGGATTCGCAATGAGTTTATTGCACTAATAGACAGTCAGCCCGAAAATGCCATCCTTCCCTACCCGACACAAAATAGCCTAACTAAGTCTATCCGCAAATCAGCTAGGAAGAATCAAAACCCACAATTCATCTCTTTGTGGTGTGGACAAAATGGCTATTCAGGAAAGAGACAAAGTGTGAAAGATTTATTAGATAGCTTAATCTAA
- a CDS encoding Protein of unknown function DUF2284, metal-binding (InterPro IPR019271~KEGG: bfr:BF3025 hypothetical protein~PFAM: Protein of unknown function DUF2284, metal-binding~SPTR: Putative uncharacterized protein;~IMG reference gene:2504107468~PFAM: Predicted metal-binding protein (DUF2284)) translates to MKYTLKNTVTFIPTSQYLQEYSQPEKFIEFCKQCHRYTKSWACPPFSYDPIPLINTYPYTYIIGTQVCFTKEFRDQNQTVEKTKKAGSDVMFEVRALIDQELLRLEKEFAGTRSYYAGSCHLCPEESCTRKDNQPCRFPNLIRPSLEAFGFDIGKTTSQLLGLELKWSTDGSLPEYYILVSGLMSLNKLPDSFQLELP, encoded by the coding sequence ATGAAATACACGCTGAAAAATACAGTCACTTTTATACCTACTTCACAATATCTACAAGAGTACAGCCAACCCGAAAAGTTTATAGAGTTCTGTAAGCAATGCCATAGATACACCAAAAGTTGGGCTTGCCCTCCCTTTAGTTATGATCCCATACCACTAATCAACACATATCCTTACACCTATATTATAGGAACACAGGTTTGTTTTACGAAAGAGTTTAGAGATCAAAACCAGACAGTGGAGAAAACAAAAAAGGCAGGAAGCGACGTGATGTTCGAGGTTAGAGCCTTGATAGACCAAGAGTTATTGCGACTAGAGAAAGAGTTTGCAGGCACTCGAAGTTATTATGCGGGCTCGTGCCACTTATGCCCTGAAGAATCTTGTACACGCAAAGACAACCAACCTTGTAGATTTCCCAACTTGATACGCCCTTCGTTGGAAGCTTTTGGGTTTGACATAGGGAAAACCACTTCTCAGCTCCTAGGGCTCGAATTGAAATGGAGTACAGATGGCAGTCTGCCCGAATACTATATTTTGGTAAGTGGATTAATGAGCCTGAATAAACTACCCGATTCTTTTCAACTTGAGCTACCTTAA
- a CDS encoding hypothetical protein (KEGG: pdi:BDI_2613 hypothetical protein~SPTR: Putative membrane protein;~IMG reference gene:2504107469) yields the protein MGELVPIVIPLGFFYFFYKMCELFVTRKERIAIIEKISADLPGEAFSNTYFSNHTKFTKSTALHIGCLLIGIGLGIAIACVIDVSISNSVYEMDYRVKDALNIFYPALSALFGGIGLVISYFLEKKYRAKE from the coding sequence ATGGGCGAATTAGTTCCAATAGTCATACCCTTGGGGTTCTTTTATTTCTTTTATAAGATGTGCGAGTTATTTGTAACCCGTAAAGAACGAATTGCAATCATCGAGAAAATATCTGCCGACTTGCCAGGAGAGGCTTTTAGTAATACTTACTTTAGTAATCACACCAAGTTTACAAAGAGTACAGCTCTACATATTGGCTGCCTATTGATCGGTATCGGTCTAGGTATTGCAATAGCTTGTGTTATTGATGTATCCATATCCAATTCTGTGTACGAAATGGATTATAGAGTGAAAGATGCTTTAAATATATTCTACCCTGCACTTTCTGCTTTGTTTGGAGGTATAGGATTGGTGATATCTTACTTTTTAGAAAAGAAATATCGAGCAAAAGAATAA
- a CDS encoding RNA polymerase, sigma-24 subunit, ECF subfamily (COGs: COG1595 DNA-directed RNA polymerase specialized sigma subunit sigma24 homolog~InterPro IPR014284:IPR007627:IPR013249~KEGG: sli:Slin_3656 RNA polymerase, sigma-24 subunit, ECF subfamily~PFAM: RNA polymerase sigma-70 region 2; RNA polymerase sigma factor 70, region 4 type 2~SPTR: RNA polymerase, sigma-24 subunit, ECF subfamily;~TIGRFAM: RNA polymerase sigma-70~IMG reference gene:2504107470~PFAM: Sigma-70, region 4; Sigma-70 region 2~TIGRFAM: RNA polymerase sigma factor, sigma-70 family), whose amino-acid sequence MEQLDDKYFIDRVINGDADAFVYIVRNYERMIFTVVSRIVRRKDIAEDLTQDIFLKVYQSLTKYKGKSKFSTWLYTIAYNEALMYIRSNKKEAINYEVDYQDLSDSKASEELIEALELEQQLHYLKKAIGRLPSEDALLISLFYLDEHSIKEMSEITGLTESNLKVKLHRTRKVLYSEMTKMMKV is encoded by the coding sequence ATGGAACAACTAGACGACAAATACTTTATTGACCGTGTTATTAACGGGGATGCTGATGCTTTTGTATATATTGTCCGCAACTACGAGCGGATGATATTTACAGTAGTGAGTCGTATTGTTCGCCGAAAAGATATTGCTGAGGATTTAACACAAGATATTTTTTTAAAGGTCTATCAATCTTTGACCAAATACAAAGGTAAATCTAAGTTCTCCACTTGGCTATATACCATTGCTTACAATGAGGCACTGATGTATATTAGGAGCAACAAGAAAGAAGCTATCAACTACGAGGTAGATTATCAAGATTTATCTGATTCTAAGGCTAGTGAAGAGCTGATAGAGGCTCTTGAACTAGAGCAGCAGCTGCACTATCTCAAAAAAGCGATAGGAAGACTGCCTAGTGAAGATGCCTTACTAATTAGTTTGTTCTATCTAGACGAACACTCTATCAAGGAAATGAGCGAAATTACAGGATTAACAGAATCCAATCTCAAAGTAAAACTACACAGAACGAGGAAGGTTTTGTACAGCGAGATGACTAAAATGATGAAGGTATGA
- a CDS encoding hypothetical protein (KEGG: bth:BT_1816 hypothetical protein~SPTR: Putative uncharacterized protein;~IMG reference gene:2504107471), with translation MKERENRNNDKLRSLFQKIELEQPSSSFESKLMQRIQQEALKREQKANHWYNITFLLCCAAFIGTAIFVYFYYNITWTSISDVFQNTFQTIYSIVTKNAKMTSIFITIFILLVIDIIIRTRMSRKERNGQ, from the coding sequence ATGAAAGAGAGAGAAAATAGAAATAATGACAAACTGCGTAGTCTATTTCAAAAGATAGAACTAGAGCAACCTAGCTCCTCTTTTGAATCGAAACTGATGCAGAGAATACAGCAAGAAGCCTTAAAGAGAGAGCAAAAGGCAAACCATTGGTATAATATTACATTCTTGCTCTGTTGTGCTGCATTTATTGGCACAGCGATATTTGTATACTTTTATTACAACATTACTTGGACTAGCATTTCGGATGTATTTCAAAACACATTCCAAACCATCTACTCCATTGTCACAAAGAATGCCAAGATGACGTCTATCTTTATAACTATTTTTATATTACTAGTGATAGATATCATCATCCGAACTCGAATGTCCCGCAAGGAAAGAAACGGGCAATAG